The proteins below come from a single Metarhizium brunneum chromosome 1, complete sequence genomic window:
- the scn1 gene encoding Cut9-interacting protein, with product MRSITSLETMRASALVIMATRSQDQDLVAGVASMHGVKGRAGLRGRGGGCQSDGHGDAEAFSVSAGEEPRPAVQRSCQVIPSFGWHPWFSHQLYDDVAAEPTYKPPPQLPAADETDETLLLATKKVHYQAVLKPSPQDDGFIASLPTPILLSSFISSTRTQLEAYPLALVGEIGLDRAFRLPQTWDPALAESRDGALTPGGREGRLLSPYRVRAPHQEAIFRAQLRLASETGRPVSIHGVQAHGILYDIVSHCWKGHEKHIPSRREKRMIAPGAEDDSDEEDADTVTGKPYPPRICLHSYSGPVEGLKQWFNPTNPATIYVSLSTAVNFGTISSRNKFPDIVRAVPDDRILVESDLDSAGEKMDAALEDMYRRVCEVKGWTLEDGILRVAKNLEAFIFGKEP from the coding sequence ATGCGCTCGATAACCAGCCTCGAAACCATGCGCGCCTCCGCGCTTGTTATCATGGCAACTCGTTCGCAGGATCAAGATTTGGTTGCTGGCGTGGCGTCGATGCATGGCGTCAAAGGCCGGGCAGGTTTGCGGGGTCGTGGAGGCGGATGTCAGAGTGATGGCCACGGCGATGCAGAAGCATTCTCTGTATCAGCAGGAGAAGAACCAAGGCCTGCAGTACAACGTAGCTGCCAAGTCATTCCCTCGTTTGGATGGCATCCATGGTTTTCTCATCAATTGTACGATGACGTTGCCGCTGAACCTACGTATAAACCGCCACCACAACTACCAGCAGCAGACGAGACAGATGAAACATTGCTGTTAGCCACCAAGAAGGTGCATTATCAGGCGGTTCTCAAACCATCACCCCAAGATGATGGCTTTATTGCTTCTTTGCCTACGCCGATCCTACTTTCGTCATTCATCAGTTCAACTCGCACCCAACTCGAAGCTTACCCTCTGGCCCTCGTTGGCGAGATTGGCCTCGACAGGGCGTTTCGCTTGCCCCAGACATGGGACCCTGCATTGGCCGAATCCAGAGATGGTGCCCTGACACCTGGCGGCCGAGAAGGGAGACTATTAAGTCCTTACCGAGTACGCGCGCCGCACCAAGAAGCCATTTTTCGTGCCCAGCTCCGTCTTGCCAGCGAAACCGGCAGACCCGTTAGCATTCACGGAGTCCAAGCTCACGGCATTCTGTATGACATAGTATCCCATTGTTGGAAAGGACACGAGAAGCATATTCCCTCCCGACGTGAAAAACGCATGATCGCCCCAGGTGCAGAAGACGACtcagacgaggaggatgctGACACTGTTACTGGAAAGCCGTACCCGCCACGGATCTGCCTCCATTCCTACAGTGGCCCTGTGGAGGGTCTAAAACAGTGGTTTAATCCTACGAACCCAGCAACAATATACGTATCACTTTCTACGGCAGTGAATTTTGGGACGATATCAAGCCGCAACAAGTTTCCCGATATAGTTCGCGCCGTGCCTGACGACAGGATTCTAGTGGAAAGCGATTTAGATTCCGCGGGGGAGAAAATGGATGCTGCATTGGAGGACATGTATCGACGTGTTTGTGAGGTCAAAGGCTGGACATTGGAAGATGGTATATTAAGGGTCGCTAAGAATTTGGAAGCCTTCATATTTGGTAAGGAGCCATGA
- the FIS1 gene encoding Mitochondrial fission 1 protein encodes MVHQLPYALDAETPLSPSELQVLRAQYEKEGDMVGVQTKFNYAWGLVKSNNRNDQQLGVRLLSDIFRLSPERRRECLYYLALGNYKLGNYGEARRYNDLLLDKEPANLQASDLRQLIDNKVAKEGLMGVAILSGVSIAAGVVGAFLFKNARKR; translated from the exons ATGGTTCACCAGCTACCTT ATGCTCTCGACGCAGAGAC GCCGTTGAGCCCCTCGGAGCTGCAAGTCCTACGAGCCCAGTACGAAAAAGAGGGTGACATGGTTGGCGTCCAGACAAAGTTCAACTACGCATGG GGCCTCGTCAAATCAAACAATCGCAACGACCAACAACTCGGTGTCCGCCTCCTCAGCGATATATTCCGTCTCTCTCCCGAACGTCGCCGCGAATGCCTATACTACCTCGCCCTCGGAAACTACAAGCTCGGAAACTATGGCGAGGCCCGCCGCTACAACGACCTCCTGCTCGACAAGGAGCCCGCGAACCTCCAGGCTTCCGATCTACGCCAACTGATTGACAACAAGGTCGCCAAGGAGGGGCTCATGGGGGTAGCTATCCTGAGCGGCGTTAGCATTGCCGCCGGGGTTGTCGGCGCGTTTTTGTTCAAGAATGCTAGGAAAAGGTAG
- the CDC3 gene encoding Cell division control protein 3, producing the protein MATESAKQGKTHTRNSPEAMQDQNGSAECASAEPTIASKRTSSIVAIQHDTTTVLSITTSVTPSIADTVRQYRSMLDVEEPPKLNPLNPMSFDELYTPPSQQPPKSASEKPQYELTANGVCGTLANTADSQVKDLSSSNSSDSPMGSPASPPAGKPESAASAQDAHPSDPAPAVPSQSVPSTIQDARNIVRRKLTGYVGFANLPNQWHRKSVRKGFNFNVMVVGESGLGKSTLVNTLFNTSLYPPRERKGPSLDIIPKTVQIQAISADIEEAGVRLRLTVVDTPGFGDFVNNDESWRPIVDDIERRYDAYLDAENKVNRMNIVDNRIHACVFFIQPTGHSLKPLDIEVMRRLHTKVNLIPVIAKSDTLTDEEIVSFKARILADIKHHGIQIFEGPRYELDDEETIAENNEIMSKVPFAVVGATNEIKTTDGRAVRGRQYPWGIIEVDNEEHCDFVKLRQMLIRTHMEELKENTNNALYENYRTDKLIAMGVSQDPSVFKEVNPAVKQEEERALHEQKLAKMEAEMKMVFQQKVAEKESKLKQSEEELYARHREMKEQLERQRAELEDKKQRIESGRPLEKEGKRKGFSLR; encoded by the exons ATGGCGACGGAGTCGGCAAAGCAAGGCAAAACACATACCCGAAACTCACCGGAAGCCATGCAAGACCAGAATGGCTCTGCTGAATGCGCTTCAGCAGAGCCAACCATTGCCTCTAAACGGACAAGCAGCATTGTGGCCATACAACATGATACGACTACTGTGCTATCAATAACAACCTCAGTAACCCCGTCGATCGCGGACACCGTTCGCCAATACCGGAGCATGCTTGACGTTGAGGAACCCCCGAAGCTGAACCCTCTTAATCCCATGTCCTTTGATGAGTTGTACACTCCCCCGAGCCAACAGCCCCCCAAATCCGCGTCAGAGAAGCCGCAATACGAATTGACGGCTAATGGTGTCTGCGGGACTTTGGCGAATACTGCTGACAGTCAGGTCAAAGATCTGAGCT CTTCCAACAGCTCCGATTCGCCTATGGGATCTCCCGCGTCACCTCCTGCTGGCAAGCCTGAATCCGCGGCCTCTGCTCAAGATGCTCATCCTTCTGACCCCGCTCCTGCAGTTCCGTCTCAATCTGTTCCTTCTACCATTCAGGACGCCCGAAACATTGTCCGAAGGAAGCTCACTGGCTATGTCGGCTTTGCCAACCTGCCAAACCAGTGGCACCGCAAGAGTGTTCGCAAGGGTTTCAACTTTAATGTAATGGTTGTCG GTGAATCCGGCCTTGGCAAGTCTACTCTCGTCAATACTCTCTTCAACACCTCTTTGTATCCCCCAAGAGAGCGCAAAGGTCCTAGCCTGGATATCATTCCCAAAACTGTCCAGATTCAGGCTATTAGTGCCGATATCGAGGAGGCGGGTGTCCGCCTTCGCTTGACTGTCGTTGACACCCCGGGATTCGGTGACTTCGTTAACAATGACGAGTCGTGGCGCCCTATTGTTGACGATATCGAGCGTCGATATGATGCTTACCTCGATGCTGAGAACAAGGTCAACCGCATGAACATCGTTGACAACCGTATCCATGCTTGTGTCTTCTTCATTCAGCCTACCGGCCACTCTTTGAAGCCCCTGGACATTGAGGTTATGCGACGCCTTCACACCAAGGTCAACTTGATCCCCGTCATTGCGAAGTCAGACACTCTCACCGATGAGGAGATTGTGAGCTTTAAGGCTAGA ATTTTGGCAGACATCAAGCACCATGGCATTCAAATCTTTGAGGGTCCTCGGTATGagctggacgacgaggagacaATTGCCGAGAACAATGAGATCATGTCCAAGGTCCCCTTCGCTGTTGTTGGTGCCACCAACGAGATTAAGACAACTGATGGCCGGGCCGTTCGCGGACGCCAGTACCCATGGGGTATCATTGAAGTCGATAACGAGGAGCACTGCGATTTTGTCAAACTCCGCCAGATGCTCATCCGAACTCATATGGAAGAGCTCAAAGAGAACACTAACAACGCCCTGTATGAGAACTACCGTACCGACAAGCTCATTGCCATGGGTGTGTCACAAGACCCCAGTGTCTTCAAGGAAGTCAACCCTGCTGTTAAACAGGAAGAGGAGCGTGCTCTGCATGAGCAGAAGCTAGCCAAGATGGAGgccgagatgaagatggtcTTCCAACAGAAGGTGGCCGAGAAGGAGAGCAAACTGAAGCAGTCCGAGGAAGAGCTTTACGCCCGCCACAGAGAGATGAAGGAGCAACTTGAACGCCAACGAGCGGAGCTCGAAGATAAGAAGCAACGCATTGAGAGCGGGCGGCCGTTGgagaaggagggcaagcGCAAGGGTTTCTCATTGCGTTAA
- the fech gene encoding Ferrochelatase has product MVFLNMGGPSKTDEVGDFLSRLFSDADLIPLGRLQGYLGPLLSKRRTPMIQKQYAAIGGGSPIRKWSEYQSAEMCKILDKTSPETAPHKPYVAFRYADPLTEEMYQQLLADGFGNGKGGRAVAFTQYPQYSCSTTGSSLNELWKWRQRLEGKRVDESGEGTITWSVIDRWPAHSGLVEAFAQNIKAKLAEYPESRRKDVVLLFSAHSLPMSVVNRGDPYPGEVAATVYAVMERLRFSNPYRLCWQSQVGPSAWLGPQTATTVEQYVAKGQKDLVLIPIAFTSDHIETLYELDHEVIGESGHTDTIKRADSLNGSPVFIEALADIAKAHLRSGEACSKQMNLRCPSCKSERCTETKKFFARQQANL; this is encoded by the exons ATGGTGTTCCTCAACATGGGAGGGCCATCGAAGACCGACGAAGTTGGCGATTTCCTGAGTCGCCTTTTC TCCGACGCCGATTTGATTCCGCTGGGTCGACTGCAAGGTTACTTGGGCCCCCTCCTCTCGAAGCGACGAACACCCATGATTCAGAAACAGTACGCtgccattggcggcggctccCCAATTCGAAAATGGTCCGAATACCAGAGCGCCGAAATGTGCAAGATATTGGACAAGACATCTCCAGAAACTGCACCCCACAAGCCCTATGTGGCTTTCAGATACGCTGATCCTCTAACTGAGGAAATGTACCAACAACTTCTTGCAGATGGCTTCGGTAATGGCAAGGGTGGCCGAGCTGTTGCTTTTACTCAATACCCCCAATACTCGTGCTCCACCACTGGTTCCAGTCTGAACGAGCTGTGGAAGTGGAGGCAACGACTGGAAGGAAAGAGGGTGGATGAAAGCGGAGAGGGCACCATTACTTGGAGCGTAATCGACAGATGGCCAGCTCACTCTGGGCTTGTTGAGGCTTTCGCGCAGAACATTAAAGCCAAGTTGGCCGAATATCCCGAGAGCCGCCGAAAGGATGTTGTCCTCTTGTTTTCCGCCCACAGTCTTCCCATGTCTGTTGTCAACAGAGGTGACCCTTATCCTGGCGAGGTTGCCGCCACCGTTTACGCCGTCATGGAACGACTTAGGTTCTCCAACCCGTACCGCCTATGCTGGCAATCTCAGGTTGGTCCGTCTGCATGGCTCGGCCCTCAGACGGCCACCACGGTGGAACAGTATGTTGCCAAGGGTCAAAAGGACTTGGTTTTAATACCCATCGCTTTCACGTCCGACCATATCGAGACGTTGTACGAGTTGGACCATGAAGTCATAGGCGAGAGTGGTCACACGGACACGATTAAGCGAGCGGACAGTCTTAATGGTAGCCCGGTCTTTATTGAGGCTCTTGCAGATATTGCCAAGGCACATTTGAGGAGTGGCGAAGCTTGTTCCAAGCAAATGAACCTTCGATGCCCCAGCTGCAAGAGCGAGAGGTGTACAGAAACCAAGAAGTTCTTTGCCAGGCAACAGGCGAATCTGTAG
- the mus-51 gene encoding ATP-dependent DNA helicase II subunit 1, giving the protein MAENGQDWKREDEDDGDQEIDETTYKAQKDAIIMAIEVSDSMLKPPPPSDSKKADQDSALEAALKCAYHLMEQRIISNPKGMMGILLFGTKKTKFYDDEDGRNGLGYPNCYLFTDLDIPAADDVKVLKNLVEDGEDDDEVLTPSSDRAIMSNVLFCANQIFTTKAANFGSRRLFIITDNDNPHPSDKAAMSAAAVRAKDLYDLGVTIDLFPITRGDSKFDLSKFYDDIVYRDPIAEANSTAVAISKSGDGLSLLSSLTSNINSKQTPKRAMFSNLPFEIAPGLRISVKGYNVLHRQTPARTCYIWLDGEKPQIAAGETTRLAEDSIRTVEKGEMKKAYKFGGEYVCFTPDEQKSLRDFGPPVIRIIGFKPRKLLSMWASVKKSTFIFPSEEDFVGSTRVFTALWQKLIKDNKIGIAWCIVRSNAQPTLAAIVPSREPSDEKSGTPYLPAGLWIYPLPFADDLREIKPPDGVTQSSDELKTQMRTIVQQLQLPKAMYNPLKYPNPALQWHYKILKALALEEEVPETAEDATKPKYKAISKRAGGYLEEWSEKLEEDAGTARTSKSLKREADDESSDRPAKQRRGASSGQLNPSSMSVAELKEAITSGAIMKMTVSQLRDVAGSKGLSTAGKKAELAERIEQWVDDNA; this is encoded by the exons ATGGCGGAAAACGGCCAGGATTGGAAGAGggaggacgaagatgatggcgatcAAGAGATTGACGAGACG ACATACAAGGCACAGAAAGATGCCATCATAATGGCTATTGAAGTTAGCGACTCTATGCTtaagccgccgccgccatctgATTCAAAGAAGGCGGACCAAGACAGTGCTCTCGAGGCAGCCCTAAAATGCGCGTACCATTTGATGGAGCAACGCATCATATCCAACCCTAAGGGTATGATGGGCATTCTACTCTTTGGAACTAAAAAGACCAAATTTtatgatgacgaagacggccGTAATGGCCTGGGATATCCTAACTGCTATCTTTTCACGGACCTTGACATTCCCGCTGCGGATGATGTCAAGGTGCTTAAGAATCTTGTTGAGGatggtgaagacgacgacgaagtGTTGACGCCATCAAGTGACCGTGCCATCATGTCGAACGTGCTATTCTGCGCAAATCAAATCTTTACGACAAAGGCCGCAAATTTTGGAAGCCGACGCCTATTCATCATTACTGACAATGACAATCCTCACCCTTCCGACAAGGCTGCTATGTCAGCAGCTGCGGTTCGAGCTAAAGATCTTTATGACTTGGGCGTCACGATTGATTTATTCCCAATCACCAGAGGTGATTCCAAATTTGACTTGTCGAAATTCTACGAT GATATTGTGTACCGCGATCCAATTGCGGAAGCCAACAGCACTGCGGTGGCGATTTCCAAGTCGGGCGACGGGCTATCCCTTCTAAGCTCTTTGACCTCAAACATAAACTCGAAACAGACGCCGAAACGAGCCATGTTTTCAAACTTGCCATTTGAGATTGCGCCTGGTTTGCGAATCTCAGTTAAAGGGTATAATGTTCTCCATCGACAAACACCGGCCAGGACATGTTACATTTGGTTGGATGGAGAAAAGCCTCAGATTGCCGCTGGTGAAACTACAAGACTGGCCGAGGACAGCATCAGAACGGTTGAGAAaggggagatgaagaaggcgtaCAAGTTTGGTGGCGAATACGTCTGCTTTACCCCTGACGAGCAAAAGTCTCTCAGGGATTTCGGACCGCCTGTTATTCGCATCATTGGCTTTAAACCCCGCAAGTTGTTATCAATGTGGGCTAGCGTCAAAAAGTCGACATTCATCTTCCCCAGTGAAGAGGATTTTGTTGGTTCCACTCGTGTATTCACAGCATTATGGCAAAAGTTGATCAAAGACAACAAAATAGGCATTGCGTGGTGTATCGTACGGAGCAATGCCCAACCAACTCTAGCTGCCATCGTGCCGTCCAGGGAACCGTCTGATGAAAAATCTGGAACGCCATATTTGCCAGCGGGACTTTGGATATATCCACTGCCTTTTGCCGATGACTTGAGAGAGATCAAGCCTCCAGATGGAGTGACGCAAAGCTCTGATGAGCTGAAGACGCAAATGAGAACGATtgtgcagcagctgcagctgccaaAGGCAATGTATAATCCGCTCAAGTACCCCAACCCAGCGCTGCAATGGCACTACAAGATTCTCAAAGCTCTTGCTCTGGAAGAGGAAGTGCCGGAGACGGCCGAGGACGCCACTAAGCCGAAGTACAAGGCCATTAGTAAGCGAGCGGGTGGTTACTTGGAAGAGTGGTCGGAAaaacttgaagaagatgcgGGAACGGCTAGGACGTCCAAATCGCTGAAACGGGAAGCCGATGATGAATCATCCGATCGTCCAGCAAAGCAAAGGCGCGGCGCGTCGTCAGGGCAACTGAATCCGTCTTCCATGTCGGTGGCGGAGCTCAAAGAAGCCATTACAAGCGGAGCAATCATGAAAATGACGGTTTCTCAGCTGAGAGATGTAGCCGGCTCCAAGGGGCTCAGCACGGCAGGGAAGAAGGCAGAACTGGCGGAGAGAATAGAGCAATGGGTAGACGATAACGCGTAG
- the mfs1_1 gene encoding Transporter → MADIIRDAPLGQLIRWATSNRYLQYPEEKAGFKLPSPWQQLLDNPDAVVDESTEPSSSSASTAGDDTPEGQDAEKQQQQQQQQSWSSAEPPEPLRLHRTKTPAETPAFTGARLEAELAHAVEKVQSIPVVPRLTKDGTILVDWYHSDDAENPQNWSNGKRGLVAAIICLYTFVVYTSSAIYTPSTQGVMERFHVSQLEATLGLSLYVLGYGVGPLVFSPLSEIPRIGRNPVYAATMVLFVVLSIPTALARSFAGLMVLRFLQGFFGSPCLASGGASLGDMYSMTALPYAMVAWISSAYFGPALGPLLSGFSVPARGWRWSLYESVWASAPVLLGMLVALPETSGAAILLRRARRLRRRTGSPRLVSQSELDQRRLGPRAALLDALVKPVEITFKDPAVLFVQVYTAIIYGIYYSFFEAFPLVYPVHYHMNLGQTGLVFLSILVACLLGAAVYCAYLYLYVDPRIRRFGLPVQESRLAPALPASFGPTVGLFVFAWTARESVHWIAPTAGITIYAATCFVVMQCIFVYVPLSYPQYAASLFAANDFFRSALACGSVLFAQPLFGNLGVARGVSLLGGLSVIGIVGIWLLYFYGARLRALSKFATSEQ, encoded by the coding sequence ATGGCCGACATCATCCGCGACGCCCCCCTCGGCCAGCTCATCCGCTGGGCCACGTCCAACCGCTACCTCCAGTACCCCGAGGAAAAGGCCGGCTTCAAGCTCCCCTCGCCGTGgcagcagctcctcgacaaccccgacgccgtcgtcgacgagtcCACGgagccctcgtcctcgtccgcTTCGACCGCCGGAGACGACACCCCCGAGGGCCAAGACGCCGAgaaacagcagcagcagcagcagcagcagtcatGGTCCTCGGCAGAGCCCCCCGAGCCCCTGCGCCTGCACCGCACCAAGACGCCCGCCGAAACGCCGGCCTTTACGGGCGCccgcctcgaggccgagctggcgCACGCCGTGGAAAAGGTGCAGTCGATCCCCGTCGTTCCCCGGCTCACAAAGGACGGCACCATCCTCGTGGACTGGTACCAcagcgacgacgccgagAACCCGCAGAACTGGAGCAACGGGAAgcgcggcctcgtcgccgccatcatctgccTCTACACCTTTGTCGTGTACACGTCGTCAGCCATCTACACGCCCTCGACGCAGGGCGTCATGGAGCGGTTCCACGTGTCGCAGCTCGAGGCCACGCTCGGCCTGTCGCTGTACGTGCTGGGCTACGGCGTCGGGCCGCTCGTCTTCTCGCCGCTCAGCGAGATCCCCCGCATCGGCAGGAACCCCGTCTACGCGGCCACCATGGTCCTCTTCGTGGTGCTGTCCATCCCCACCGCCCTGGCGCGCAGCTTCGCCGGCCTGATGGTGCTGCGCTTCCTGCAGGGCTTCTTCGGGTCGCCGTGCCTGGCCTCGGGCGGCGCGTCCCTCGGCGACATGTACTCGATGACGGCGCTGCCCTACGCCATGGTGGCGTGGATCTCGTCGGCCTACTTTGGCCCGGCGCTGGGCCCGCTGCTGTCGGGCTTCTCCGTGCCCGCGCGCGGCTGGCGCTGGTCGCTGTACGAGAGCGTGtgggcgtcggcgccggtgcTCCTCGGCATGCTGGTCGCGCTCCCGGAGACGAGTGGGgccgccatcctcctccgccgGGCCCGTCGGCTCCGGCGCCGCACCGGCAGCCCGCGCCTCGTGTCGCAGTCGGAGCTGgaccagcgccgcctcgggcCCCGCGCCGCCCTgctcgacgccctcgtcaAGCCCGTCGAAATCACCTTCAAGGACCCGGCCGTGCTCTTCGTCCAGGTCTACACCGCCATCATCTACGGCATCTACTACTCCTTCTTCGAGGCCTTCCCCCTCGTCTACCCCGTCCACTACCACATGAACCTCGGCCAGACGGGGCTCGTCTTCCTCTCCATCCTCGTCGCCtgcctcctcggcgccgccgtctACTGCGCCTACCTCTACCTGTACGTCGACCCGCGCATCCGCCGCTTCGGCCTGCCCGTCCAGGAGAGCCGCCTCGCCCCCGCCCTGCCCGCCTCCTTTGGCCCGACCGTCGGCCTGTTCGTCTTTGCCTGGACCGCCCGCGAGTCGGTCCACTGGATCGCCCCGACCGCCGGCATCACCATCTACGCCGCCACCTGCTTCGTCGTCATGCAGTGCATCTTCGTCTACGTCCCGCTGAGCTACCCGCAGTACGCCGCCAGCCTGTTCGCCGCAAACGACTTCTTCCGGAGCGCCCTGGCCTGCGGGAGCGTGCTCTTCGCCCAACCGCTCTTCGGGAACCTCGGCGTCGCCAGGGGTGTTTCGCTGCTCGGCGGCCTGAGCGTcattggcatcgtcggcatctGGCTGCTGTACTTTTACGGTGCGCGTCTGCGCGCCCTGAGCAAGTTTGCCACTTCGGAGCAGTAA